Proteins from one Cyclopterus lumpus isolate fCycLum1 chromosome 11, fCycLum1.pri, whole genome shotgun sequence genomic window:
- the LOC117739350 gene encoding uncharacterized protein LOC117739350 yields MNLWLSTHFLVAGLFLSSWALTPEECRPLITPLSMTPSMIYGKSHFLFGYTDNEVYNGFMKNIESYKNNVIPSTFGPNALNVSTENKLNGTCLSLNMNATVEDNTLIMKFDNFTSLNHMLPTCDGCLLYSFNRTVTYLDKMYKKMGLNDDITAEEHIMSGLHLFARGTTLKDSELEHFRKQASCLGFNREPDFIYDPKNDFCAEGEGLKMIDEEQHSLDISTETE; encoded by the exons ATGAATCTGTGGCTCAGCACTCATTTCCTGGTCGCGGGGCTGTTTCTGAGCAGCTGGGCTCTGACACCTGAGGAATGCCGGCCTCTAATCACGCCTTTGTCTATGACGCCCTCCATG atatACGGCAAGTCACACTTCCTCTTTGGTTACACTGATAATGAAGTTTACAACGGCTTCATGAAGAACATCGAGAGCTACAAGAATAATGTCATCCCGTCAACATTCGGCCCAAATGCACTTAATGTGTCTACGGAGAACAAGTT aaatggaacctgcctgtctttaaacatgaacgcaaccgttgaagacaatactctaataatgaaat TCGACAACTTCACATCCCTGAACCACATGTTGCCGACCTGTGACGGCTGTCTGCTCTATAGCTTCAACCGCACCGTCACATACCTGGACAAAATGTACAAGAAGATGGGACTCAACGATGACATTACAGCGGAGGAGCACATCATGAGTGGTCTTCATCTGTTTG cAAGAGGAACAACCTTGAAGGACTCTGAGCTGGAACATTTCAGGAAGCAGGCGAGCTGCCTCGGCTTCAACAGAGAACCAGACTTTATCTACGACCCCAAGAACG atttCTGTGCTGAAGGCGAGGGGCTGAAGATGATCGACGAAGAGCAACACTCATTAGATATTTCAACTGAAACTGAGTAG